One genomic region from Arthrobacter sp. YN encodes:
- a CDS encoding SCO1664 family protein — protein MPAPDLATAELTLTGRITTASNATFLGAIGDVKVVYKPIAGESPLWDFPRGNLAYREVAAYLVSQVFGGDIVPRTFLRDGPLGEGMVQLWQEQDPAQRAVDLVVTDHVPETGWKHVLEGQDEKGRMVALIHEDSPALRRMAVFDMIVNNADRKGDHILAMTDGHRHGVDHGLTFHHDHKLRTVLWGWLGDPLAAGELEGIDRVTEGLNGGLGQNLADLLSAEEVASLATRCDRLRLLGRFPAPSGDMPAVPWPLF, from the coding sequence CGCCGGACTTGGCGACCGCCGAACTGACGCTCACTGGCCGCATCACGACGGCTTCAAACGCGACATTCTTGGGTGCCATCGGAGACGTAAAAGTTGTCTATAAGCCGATAGCAGGCGAAAGTCCGCTCTGGGATTTTCCGCGTGGCAATCTTGCTTACCGGGAGGTGGCCGCCTACCTGGTATCGCAGGTATTCGGCGGAGACATCGTGCCACGTACCTTTCTGCGCGATGGCCCGTTAGGCGAAGGAATGGTGCAACTCTGGCAAGAGCAAGACCCTGCCCAGCGCGCCGTCGACTTGGTCGTCACGGACCACGTGCCGGAGACGGGATGGAAGCACGTTCTCGAAGGGCAGGATGAGAAGGGACGGATGGTTGCCCTCATTCACGAAGACTCGCCAGCCCTAAGACGCATGGCGGTCTTCGACATGATCGTCAACAACGCCGACCGTAAAGGCGACCACATCCTTGCCATGACGGACGGACACCGTCACGGCGTAGACCATGGACTGACCTTCCACCATGACCACAAGTTGCGCACGGTGCTGTGGGGTTGGCTGGGCGACCCGCTGGCCGCCGGGGAACTCGAAGGCATCGATCGTGTCACTGAGGGTTTGAACGGCGGGCTGGGTCAAAACCTGGCGGACTTGCTGAGCGCCGAAGAAGTCGCATCACTCGCCACACGCTGCGACCGATTACGCCTGCTTGGACGGTTTCCGGCTCCGAGCGGTGACATGCCAGCGGTGCCCTGGCCTCTGTTCTAG
- a CDS encoding ferredoxin reductase produces the protein MVSFRPLARIASVLTTPLAPEDVLALFNPVYSSRQLRGVVTEVVRETAQSATIFFRPGRGWHAHLAGQWARIGVEINGVRQWRSYSLSAPAGKGPAITVTDVGSVSGTLVRKTKVGDILFLAPPQGDFVLPEHPRSLLMLTAGSGITPVMSMIRTLVPSRPDADVVLIHSSRQEGDSIFREELDELADQFPNFRVVQWLTGGRGRMNFTSTAVLEEVCPDWRDRAAYACGPESFLDDAEAMWNQAALTPAATSGKTANGGSGHGSLTIERFSTELLGGDGSEGGMVTFETSDREVKADGGVPLLDVGEDAGVLMPSGCRMGICHSCLTPLLAGRVRDLRTGEIHGAPGELIQTCVSAAAGPVNLEI, from the coding sequence ATGGTCAGCTTTCGTCCCCTGGCCCGCATCGCCTCGGTTTTGACCACCCCGCTTGCGCCTGAGGATGTCTTGGCGCTGTTCAACCCGGTCTACTCGTCCCGTCAATTGCGCGGAGTCGTCACCGAGGTAGTCCGCGAAACAGCTCAATCAGCCACCATTTTCTTCCGGCCCGGCCGCGGCTGGCATGCCCACCTCGCCGGCCAATGGGCGAGAATAGGCGTCGAAATCAACGGGGTCCGCCAATGGCGGTCCTATTCGCTGAGTGCGCCGGCTGGCAAAGGTCCGGCCATCACGGTCACTGACGTAGGATCCGTGTCCGGAACCTTGGTCCGTAAGACCAAGGTTGGTGACATCCTCTTCCTGGCACCGCCCCAGGGCGATTTTGTCCTCCCTGAGCACCCCCGTTCACTACTCATGCTCACAGCGGGAAGTGGCATCACACCCGTCATGTCAATGATTCGGACGCTTGTCCCCAGCCGCCCTGACGCAGATGTTGTGCTCATCCATTCCTCCCGTCAAGAAGGCGACAGTATCTTCCGCGAGGAACTGGACGAACTTGCTGATCAATTTCCCAACTTCCGAGTGGTTCAGTGGCTCACCGGTGGACGTGGCCGCATGAACTTCACCTCTACGGCCGTTCTCGAGGAAGTGTGCCCGGACTGGCGTGACAGAGCGGCGTACGCGTGCGGCCCCGAGTCTTTCCTGGATGACGCCGAAGCCATGTGGAACCAGGCAGCGTTGACTCCGGCCGCCACGTCAGGGAAGACAGCCAACGGTGGATCAGGGCACGGCTCGCTCACCATCGAGCGGTTCAGCACCGAACTCCTGGGAGGGGACGGCAGCGAAGGCGGCATGGTCACGTTCGAAACTTCCGATCGCGAGGTCAAGGCCGACGGCGGCGTCCCCCTCCTCGACGTCGGCGAGGACGCAGGGGTACTGATGCCCAGCGGCTGCCGCATGGGTATTTGTCACAGCTGCCTGACTCCTTTGCTTGCCGGGAGGGTCCGAGATCTGCGCACCGGTGAGATTCATGGGGCGCCCGGGGAACTTATCCAAACGTGTGTCTCGGCAGCCGCCGGGCCCGTCAACCTGGAAATTTGA
- a CDS encoding fatty acid desaturase family protein, with translation MSVVSAKSSATAVGSKTRPGALADEGRPTVRPPAAAHLSDEQVAQLGRELDAIRDEILAKRGSSDAAYIKRMIKIQRGLEISGRAALLVGKNKAAWFTGTTLLSLAKILENMELGHNILHGQWDWMRDPDIHSTTWEWDFVTPSRSWQHTHNDLHHRWTNVVGKDRDVGYNLLRMDPDQEWKPFNLGNPLYNALLAPVFEWGIALYDLEIPEYKEGLKSKEAMNKDLKALGRKALKQFAKDYAATPALAMLSGSGKQALYGTLTANAVRNVWAHAVIFCGHFPEGTDTFTEEMVEGETRGDWYVRQMIGSANISGSPFMHLMTGNLSHQIEHHLFPDLPSNRYAEIAPKVRDICQRYGLKYTTGPLLKQVGSAWAKVFKLAVP, from the coding sequence ATGTCAGTAGTTTCAGCCAAAAGCTCCGCCACCGCCGTCGGATCCAAGACCCGGCCTGGTGCCCTTGCCGATGAGGGTAGGCCCACGGTGCGGCCGCCGGCGGCCGCACATCTGAGCGACGAGCAAGTAGCCCAACTGGGCCGTGAGCTCGATGCCATCCGTGACGAAATCCTTGCCAAGCGCGGCTCCAGCGACGCCGCCTACATCAAGCGCATGATCAAGATCCAACGTGGATTGGAAATCTCAGGTCGTGCCGCGCTGCTGGTAGGCAAGAACAAAGCTGCCTGGTTCACCGGCACAACACTCCTCAGCCTGGCAAAAATCCTGGAGAACATGGAACTTGGCCACAACATCCTCCACGGCCAGTGGGACTGGATGCGTGATCCGGACATCCACTCCACCACCTGGGAGTGGGACTTCGTTACCCCGTCGCGTTCGTGGCAGCACACGCACAACGACCTTCACCACCGTTGGACCAACGTGGTTGGCAAGGACCGCGACGTCGGCTACAACCTTCTGCGCATGGACCCCGACCAGGAGTGGAAGCCCTTCAATCTGGGCAACCCCCTTTACAACGCCTTGCTTGCGCCCGTTTTTGAATGGGGTATAGCCCTCTACGACTTGGAGATCCCTGAGTACAAGGAAGGCCTGAAATCCAAGGAGGCCATGAACAAGGACCTCAAAGCGCTGGGGCGGAAGGCGCTCAAACAATTCGCCAAGGACTATGCTGCCACCCCGGCCCTGGCCATGCTGTCGGGCTCCGGGAAACAAGCCCTCTACGGCACTCTCACTGCCAACGCCGTCCGCAACGTATGGGCCCACGCCGTCATCTTCTGCGGCCACTTCCCGGAAGGAACAGACACGTTCACCGAGGAAATGGTGGAAGGGGAAACCCGTGGCGACTGGTACGTCCGCCAGATGATCGGATCCGCCAACATCTCCGGGTCACCGTTCATGCACCTCATGACGGGGAATCTGTCGCACCAGATTGAGCACCATCTCTTCCCTGACCTGCCGTCCAACCGCTACGCCGAGATTGCGCCCAAGGTCCGTGACATTTGCCAGCGCTATGGCTTGAAGTACACCACAGGGCCACTGCTGAAGCAGGTAGGCTCCGCGTGGGCCAAGGTCTTCAAGCTCGCCGTGCCCTAG